The Variovorax sp. PMC12 genome segment TACGCACCCGCCGCGGATTCGCAGGCGGTGTACTACAGCGGCCCGCCCGTGATCGAGGCGCCGCCGCAGTACATCACCATCGAGCCCGTGCAGCCCGACGTGGTGTACGTGCCCGCCTATGACCCGCAAGTGATCTACGGCACGCCCCAGCCCGTGTACCCGGGCTATGCCTATGCACCGGCGGTCGAGGTGGCGCCGGGCTACAGCCAGGGGCAGGTGCTCGCGGCCGGCGCGCTGGCGTTCGGTGCGGGCGTGGTGGTCGGCGCCGCGCTGGAGCGCCACGACTGGGGCTGGCATTCGTGGAACATGAACTGGGGCGCACCGGGCTGGCGCGGCCGCGACACCGGCGCACCGCCGCCACCGGCCTACCGCCCCGCGGTGGTCTACAACAACAACACCTACGTCTCGCGCTCGACCACGGTGGTCAACAGCGTGACCAACGTGCGCAACGTCTACAACAACAACAACGGTGCACCGCGCGGACTGCCGGCAGGCGCCGCCGCACCCAACTTCGCTGCCGCTCCCGGCTTTGCGCCGCAGCAGCAACAGCAGATGCAGCAGCAAGCCGCGCTGGCCCAACAGCAGCAACAGCAGCAGGCCCGCCAGCAGGAAGCCCTGCTGCGCCAGCAGCAGATGCAGCAGCAGGGACAGCAGCGTGCGCAGCAGCAGGCCCAGCAACAACAGGCCCAGCAGCTTCACGCGCAGCAATTGCAGCAACAGCAGCAGCAAGCGCGGCAGGCACAGGTCCAGCAACAGCAGCAACAAGACCAGCAGCGCCGCCAGCAACAGGCACAGCAGGCACAGCAACTGGCGCAACAGCAGGCGCAGCAACAGCACCAGCCGGCCCGCTTCGCGGGCCAGCCACCGGGCTCGCAGCAGCATGAGCAGCAACAGCGCGAACAACAACGCCAGGAACGCCAGCAACAACAGGCGCAGCAGGCACAAGCACAGGCGCAGCAGGAACAGTCAAGGCGCCAGCAGATGCAGCAACAGCAGGCCCAGCAGCAGGCGCGTGCGCAGCAGCAGGCTCAGGCCCAGGCGCAGCAGCAACAACAGCAGCAGCTCCAGCACCAGCGGGAACAGCAGCAGCAGCAACAACAGGCGCAGAACCAGGCACGCCAGCAGCAGCAGGCACAGATGGAACAGATGCGCCGCCAGCAGCAGCAAGCTCAGCAACAGGCAGCCCATCAACAACAGCAACAGCAGCAACAGGCGATGCAGGTGCAGCAGCAGCGCCAGCAGCTGCAAATGCAACAACAGCAGCAGCACATGCAGCAGGAGCAGGCGCGTCAGGCCCAGATGCGGCAGCAGCAGCAACAACAGGCGCAGCAACAGCAGCAGCACGCCCAGCAACAGGCGCAACAGCAACAACAGCGCGTGGCCGCCGCCGCGGCCGCGGCCGCCCATCGCCCACCCCGCCCCGGCGAGCCGGGACAGCCGCCGCAGCACCCTTGATGATTCCCTGATGAACGAAGAGCCGGCTGCTTGCGCAGGCCGGCTCTTTTTTTCATCAAGGCTCGATCAGTTCTTGCCGATCTCGGTCAGCAGCCGCGTGACGAGGTAGATGCGCGGCACGATCGAATCGACTTCGATGTACTCGTCGCGTGCGTGGTAGCCGAAGCCCGCGAGGCCGAAGCTCTCCACCACCGTGGCCTTGCCCGAGCGCCCCGCGTAGCCGGCGTCTGTGCCGCCACCGGTCATGGGCGTGAGCGCGAGGTCGCGGTCGATTTCCCTGTAGATGGCCTGCGCCTTCTCGGCCAGCGCGCGGCCCTTCTCGCCCGCAATGAAGGCCGGGCGGCCCACTTCCAACTTCACGGTGGTCTCGGTGTCGGGAATCAGCTTGCCGGCCGCAACCTTGGCCTGCAGCGCTTCGTTGAGCTTCTTCTCCGCGCCGGGCTGCGTGATGCGCACGTCGCCCTGTGCCTGCGCCTTCTCGGTGATCTGGTTGAGCGGGCCGGTGGCGCGCGCCACGGTCCAGTTGAGCGTCACGCCGGGGATGTCCTTGGCGAGGTCCTTGGTCTGCAGCATCTGGTACGACAGCTCGTACAGCGCATTGCGGCCCAGCTCCGGCGCGGCGCCGGCATGCGCCGCGCGGCCCTTCACCTCGAGCGTGGCGGTGGCAATGCCGGCCGCGCCCAGCAGCAGCGATTCGCCCTTGGCCACCGACTTGGCCGCCGTCGGCTCGAACGACAGCACGGTGTCGTGCTGGTCGGCCAGGGTCGCGATCAGTTCGCCGGAGCCGACCGAGCCCACTTCCTCGTCGGGGTTCATCACCACGGTGAGCGTGTCGTAGTCGCGCCAGCCGGCGTCGGCCAGGATCTTCAGCGAGGCCATGATGACCGCGAGGCCGCCCTTGTCGTCCGCGATGCCGGGGCCGTAGATGCGGTTGCCGTCGACCTTGTAGGGCTGGCCGTTCAGGATGCCGGCCGGGTACACCGTGTCCATGTGGCCCTGCAGCATGATCTTGCGCTTGCCCGTGCCCTTGAGCGTGGCGATCACGATGTCGGCGCCCGCGCCGGCCGTCGCCTTGCGTCGCTCGGTCTTGAAGCCGGCAGCCTTCAGGCGCCCTTCCACCACGTCGGCCATCTTGAGCAGGCCGTCGACGTTGAGGCTGCCCGATTCGATCAGCACCATTTCCTTGAGGTTGTCGATCACTGCCGGCTGCGCCTTCTCGGCGGCGGCCAGCAGCCTGGCGTCGGGTGCGGCGTGGGCGGCAACCATGGCGCCGAATGCAAGGCCGCAGGCAGCGGCAATGGAGCGGAGGACGAAGAAGGAAGAGTGCTGGGTCATGTGTGTTGTCGACTCTGGTTGATGAGCGGCGCACAGCATATCGGCCGCTTCGCCGGCGGCCAGCAAATCGGCGACACCCGCTGCCGCCTGCCGGTTCTCAGCCCTTGCCGCGGGCCGCCTGTTTCTTCGCGGGTTGCCCGGCCTTCGCCTTGGCGATGCGCGGCGGCTTCAGCGCGGGCGCCTCGCGCGCCGACTGCATGTGCCCGCTCTCGCCGATCGTCATGCCGACGATGCGCGCGAGCTGCCGGCTCACGCTCACGTAGGCGTGGCCCAGGCGGCTGTCGAAGTACAGCGAGTCGCCGCGCGACAGGCGCACCACCTCGCCGTTGTCGAAGTGCACGTCGATCTCGCCCGACAGCACATAGGCGAATTCCTCGCCCGCATGGCGCACGAAATCTTCGGGCCCGTTGATGCGGCGCGCGTGCACCGTGCCGACGATGGGGCTCATCTGCTTGCCTGCCGCCGTGGTGCCCAGGAACTCGTAGGCAATCGCAAGCCCCCGGTAAACCACGCCCTTGCCCGCCCGCGTGACCACCGGGCCGTCGAGCTGCGCGGGCTTGACGCCGGCGCCAGCGAACATCGCGTTCATGTCCATCTCGAGAGCGCGGCCCAGCGCGGTGAAGTTCTCGTAGCCCAGCGCGAGCTGGCCGCGCTCCGCGCGCGAAATGGTGGTGATCGACACGCCCGAGCGCTCGGCAAGCTGCGCCAGCGTCCAGCCGAAACGCTTGCGCGCGCTGCGCAGGCGATGACCGAAAGTGGTGCGGTCCAGCGTGGGCGGCTCGTCCTTCGGCCTGGTCGCCGGCTTGGTCCCTGTGTGTGGATTCACGCTTGGCTTTCTCTTGTGATGCAGGGAGATTCTGCCAGCCCGGTGCCGCCCCATCCATGCGGGGCGGCGCTCGCCGGGCCCGGAAGTTGCGTATCCGCAAATTGCGTGAACGCAAATTTCACCACGACGGTGCACCATGGTTTCCCCTTGGTCGGCCTTTTTTAATTTGCGTATCCGCAAATTTGTTCCTACACTTTTCGCCGATGACTTCCAATACACCAGCGCCCCTCGTGGCCGACTACCTTGTGATTGGCGGCGGCATTGCCGGGGCTTCGGTGGCCCACTGGCTCGCGCCGCACGCCCGCGTGATCCTCCTGGAGCGGGAGTCCCAGCCGGGCTACCACTCCACCGGCCGCTCGGCCGCGCTCTTCATGGAAAGCTACGGCACGGCGCAGGTGCGCGCCCTCACCATGGCCAGCCGAGCCTTCCTCGAGCATCCGCCCGAAGGTTTCTCGGAGCACCCGCTGCTCACGCCGCGCGGCGCCATGATGGTCGCGGGCGCCGAGCACATGGCCGAGCTCGAGGCCCACTGGGAAGTGCTGCGCGCCATGGACACCGGCGCCTCGCGCCTGACCGGCGAGCAGGCGCGCGAACTGGTGCCCGCGCTGCGGCCCGAACAGGTGCAGGGCGCGGTGTACGAGCCCGACGCGGCCGACATGGACGTGCACGCCATCCACCAGGGCTACCTGCGCGGCATGCGGCAGGCCGGCGGCAAGCTGGTCTGCGATGCGGGCGTGACGGCCATCGAACGCGCAGGCGACGTCTGGCGCGTCACGGCCGGCGGCAACGTGTACGAAGCCCCCGTGGTGCTCAACGCGGCCGGCGCATGGGTCGACACCATCGCGCGCCTGGCCGGCGTGCCGCCGCTGGGCATCGAGCCGCGCCGGCGCTCGGCCTTCATCTTCGCGCCGCCCGAGGGCGAGAACGTGGCGCACTGGCCGATGGTGTTCGGCGCCGACGAGAGCTGGTACATCAAGCCCGACGCCGGCATGCTGCTGGGCTCGCCGGCCAACGCCGACCCCGTGGAGCCGCAGGACGTGCAGCCCGAAGAGCTGGACATCGCCTACGCCATCCACCACATCGAGGAAGCCACCACGCTCAGCATCCGCCGGCCCACGCGCACCTGGGCGGGCCTGCGCTCCTTCGTGGCTGACGGCGACCTGGTGGGCGGCTTCGAGCCCGCCGCGCCCGGCTTCTTCTGGGTGGCCGCGCAGGGCGGCTACGGCATCCAGACCTCCGCCGCCATGGGCGAGGCCTGCGCCGCGCTGGCGCGCGGCCTGCCGCTGCCGCAGCGCATCGCGGACTTCGGCCTCACGGCCGAGATGCTGGGCCCGCAGCGGCTGCGCACCGCCGCCGTGGCCGCCTGAACAGAAAAACCCACAACCACAGAAGGGACCATCCATGCGTGTGTTCAGTGCCTCCCTCGCCACCGAGACCAACACCTTCGGCCCGATGCCGACCGGCCTCGCCTCCTTCAAGGACCGCGGCTACTTCCCCGCCGGCCAGCATCCCGATGCGCTGACGATCTACTCGGGCCCGCTTTGGGCGGCGCGCATCCGCGGCAAGGAAAAGGGCTGGACGCTGCTCGAAGGCATGGTGGCCGGCGCACAGCCCAGCGGCATCACCACCCGCCACGCCTACGAGACGCTGCGCGAGGAAATGCTCGCCGACCTGCGCGCCGCGCTGCCGGTGGACATGGTGCTGCTCGGCCTGCACGGCGCGATGGTGGCCGACGGCTACGACGACTGCGAAGGCGACATGCTGCAGCGCGTGCGGCAGATCGTCGGGCCCGACGTGGTCGTCGGCGCCGAGCTCGATCCGCACAACCACCTCACGCCCGCGATGGTCGACAACGCCGACGTGATGGTCTCCTTCAAGGAATATCCGCACACCGACGTGCTCGAGCGCGGGCTGGAGCTGGTGGACATCTGCGCCGCGGCGGTCGAGGGCAAGGTGAAGCCGGTGCATGCGATGGTCGACTGCGACATCATCGTCACCGTGCACACCTCGCGCGAGCCGGCGCGCAGCTTCGTCGAGCGCATGCAGGCCCTCGAAGGAAAGGACGGCGTGCTGTCGATATCGCTCACGCACGGCTTCTCGTGGGGCGACGTGCCCGAGATGGGCACCAAGGTGCTGGTGTACACCGACGGCGACCAGGCCAAGGCCGATGCGCTGGCGCGCCAGCTGGCAGACGAAGTCATCGCCATGCGCGACGGCCTCACGGTCAACTACCCCAGCATCGACGCCTCGCTCGACGAAGCGCTCGCCTTCGACGGCGGCCCGGTGGTGCTGGCCGACGGTGCCGACAACCCCGGCGGCGGCGCGGCGAGCGACTCCACCTTCATCCTGCGCCGCATGCTGGAGCGCGGCATCGCCAACGCGGCTCTGGGCCCGATGTGGGATCCGATCGCGGTGCGCATCGCATTCGACGCGGGCGTGGGCGCCAGGCTGCAGATGCGCATCGGCGGCAAGATCAGCCCGCTGTCGGGCGACCCGCTCGACCTTGACTGCACCGTGAAGGCGCTGATGCACGACCTGGTGATGACGGGCCTGTCGAACACGCCCACGGCCATGGGCGACTGCGCGCTGGTCGAGGCAGGCGGCATCGAGATTGTGCTGATCACGCGGCGCAACCAGGCCATGGGCACCGACCTGTTCACGCAACTGGGCTGCGACCTGGCCGCGAAGAAGATCGTGGTCGTGAAGTCTTCGCAGCATTTCTATGCGTCGTACTCCAAGGTGGCGAAGCACGTCATCTACGCGGGCGCGCCGGGCGCCGTGACGCTCGACCTGACGACGCTGCCTTACCGCAAGGCACGCCTGCCCAAGTGGCCGATCGGCGTCGCGGCCTGATTTTCTTCCTGCCTTTCTTTCGCCCCCACCGACCGGAGAACCGACGATGAAACGACGAACGCTTGCCGCCTTTGCAGCCCTGGGTCTTGCCGCTTGCGCGGCGAGCTTCCCGGCACTCGCCCAGACGCAGCCCAAGACCCTGAAGGTGGTGGCGCACGCCGACCTGAAGATCCTCGACCCGACCTTCACCACGGCCTACATCTCGCGCAACTTCGGCTACATGGTGTACGACACCCTGTTCGCGCAGGACTCCACTGGCAAGCCGCAGCCGCAGATGGTCGAGAAATACACCACCTCGAAAGACGGCAAGCAGTGGAGCTTCACCCTGCGCCCGGGCCTGAAGTTCTCCGACGGCAGCGCCGTGACCGCGGCCGACGCCGTGGCCTCGCTGCAGCGCTGGGCCGCACGCGACAGCCTGGGCCGCGCCATGACGGCGGTGGGCGCCGAATGGAAGGCGACCGACGCGCGCACCCTCACGCTCACGCTGAGCGAGCCCTTCGGCATGGTGCTCGACGCGCTGGCCAAGCCCTCGGGCTTTCCGCCGGTGATCCTGCCCGAGCGGCTGGCCAAGATGCCCGCCTCCGCGCCGCTGCCTGAAGTGCTGGGCTCCGGCCCCTTCATCTTCAAGCGCGACGAATGGGTGCCGGGCAACAAGACGGTGTTCGTGCGCAACCCCAACTACGTGCCGCGCAGCGAGCCATCCAACGGCCTGGCGGGCAGCAAGAAGAGCAACTTCGATCGCATCGAATGGCTCTACCTGCCCGACGCCAACAGCGCGGTGTCGGCGCTCAAGCGCGGCGAGGTCGATTTCATCGAGCAGCTGCCGCCCGACTACATCGCGCCGCTGCGCACCGATTCCAACGTCAAGATCGGCTCCGGCGGCGCTTACCAGGCCTTCCTGGTGATGAACCAGCTGCACCCGCCCTTCGACAACCCGAAGGTGCGCCAGGCGCTGCTGCAGGGTGTGAGCCAGGAGCGCTTCATGGCGGGCATGGGCTTTCCGCTGGACATGCGCATGGCCTACTGCGCCACCTACTTCATCTGCGGCAGCCCCAACGAGACCTCCGCCGGCGCGGAGCCCTACCGCAAGGCCGACGTGGCCAAGGCCAAGAAGATGCTCGCCGACGCCGGCTACAAGGGCGAGAAAGTGGTGCTGATGGTGCCCAGCGACGTGCCCTACCTCAACGCCGAGGCGCTGATGGCCGCGCAGACCATGAAGAGCATCGGCCTGAACGTCGATGCCCAGACCATGGACTGGGCCTCCATCGGCGCGCGGCGCGCCAAGCGCGACGCGGGCGATGCCGGCGGCTGGAACATGTACGTCACGGTGGCCGGCGAGTTCGACGCCAACTCGCCCATCGCCAACGCCTACCTGGGCGCGGCCTGCGGCAACACGCTGCCCGGCTGGCCCTGCGACAAGCCGCTCGACGAGTTGCGCACCGCCTGGCTGAAAGAGACCGTTCCCGCCAAGCGCAAGGAACTGCTCGACGCCTTCCAGGCCCGCGCCTACCAGGCCGTGCCGTACATCAACGCGGGCCAGTACTCGGCCGCGTATGCCGCGCGCTCCAGCCTCAAGGGGCTGGACAAGCTCTGGGCCGGCATGCCGGTGTTCTGGGCGCTCGACAAGTAACGCGCCCGAACAGCGCACGCAGGTCATTCCATGGGCTACATCGTTCGACGTTTTCTCTCGACGCTTCCGGTCATGGCGGTGGTGGCCGTGGTGGTGTTCCTGCTGATCCACCTGTCGCCGGGCGACCCGGCCGCGCTCATCGCGGGCGACCTCGCCACCACCGAAGACATCGAGAAGCTGCGCGCCACGCTCGGGCTGAACCTGCCGCTGTGGCAGCAGTTCACGCTGTGGCTGGGCAAGCTGTTCACCGGCGACCTCGGCACATCGATCTTCACGCAGGTTCCGGTGGCGCAGCTGCTGGGCCAGCGGCTGGAGCCCACGGTGTCGATCGCCGCGCTGACCATGCTCATCACGCTGGTGGTGGCGGTGCCGCTGGGCACGCTCGCGGCCTACCGCGCGGGCAGCTGGATCGACCGGCTGGTGATGCTGTTCGCGGTGCTGGCTTTTTCGGTGCCGGTGTTCCTGGTGGGCTACCTGCTGGTGTACAGCTTCGCCATCCAGCTGCCGTGGTTTCCGGTGCAGGGCTATGTGCGCTTCGCGGACGGCGCGGGCGAATGGCTGCGCTCGCTGGTGCTGCCCTGCGTGAACCTGGCGCTGGTGTACATCGCGCTGGTGACGCGCATGACGCGCGCCACCGTGCTCGAGGTGCTGCATGAAGACTACATCCGCACCGCCCGCGCCAAGGGCCTGGGCGTGCTGCCGGTTCTGGGGCATGCGCTGCGCAACGCGGCCATTCCCATCGCCACCACCATCGGCGCGGGCATCGCGCTGCTGATCGGCGGCGTGGTGGTCACGGAGACGGTGTTCGCCATTCCCGGCGTCGGCCGGCTGGTGATCGACTCTGTGCAGCGGCACGACTACCCGGTGATCCAGAGCGTGCTGCTGCTGTCGGCGGGCGTGTACGTGCTCATCAACCTGCTGATCGACCTGAGCTACCGCTTGTTCGACCCGCGAATCCAGTACTGACGAAGAAGAACCTCACGCAATGTCCACGGTCCTTCCCTTGAACACCGCACAAGCCCCTGCCCACCCTGCTGCCTCGGCCGCCCCGGCCGATGACGAAACGCCTTTCGTCCCGCCGCGCTTTCGCTGGGTGCGCAAGCACCCGACGCTGATCATCGGCGCGCTGCTGCTGATCGCGATTGCCGCACTCTCCATTGCCGCGCCGTGGATCGCCACGCACGATCCGCAGGACATCGACCCGCTCGCGCGCATGCAGCCGCCCTCGGCCGAGCACTGGTTCGGCACCGACGCGCTGGGCCGCGACGTGTTCAGCCGTGCCGTATGGGGCGGCCAGGTGTCGATGATCGTGGGCGCCACGGTGGCGGTGCTGGCCACCTTCTTCGGCATTGCGCTGGGGCTGGTGGCGGGCTTCGTGCGCTGGGCCGACGGCCCCGTGATGCGGGTCATGGACGGGCTCATGGCCATTCCCGGCATCCTGCTGGCCATCGCGCTGATGGCGGTGACGCGCGCCAGCCTGACGACGGTGATCATCGCCATCACCGTGCCGGAGATCCCGCGCGTGGTGCGGCTGGTGCGCTCGCTGGCGCTCACGCTGCGCGAGCAGCTGTTCGTGGAGGCCGCGCATGCGGTAGGCACGCGGCTGCCGACCATCCTGGTGCGCCACGTGCTGCCGAACATCGTGGCGCCGCTGGTGGTGCAGGCCACCTTCGTGGCGGCGGCCGCAGTGCTGACGGAAGCAGCGCTGTCGTTCCTTGGCGTGGGCGTGCCTTCGCAGACGCCGAGCTGGGGAAACATGATGGCCGAGGGCCGCAACTTCGTGACCGTGGCCTTCCACATCATCCTGTACCCGGGGCTGCTGCTGGCGGCCACGGTGCTGGCCATCAACCTGCTCGGCGACGGCCTGCGCGACGCGCTCGACCCGCGCCTGGCGCGGCAACTGTGAAGGACATGCCATGACGATCAACATGTCCCACACCGCGCTCGCCCCGGGCGAGCCGCTGCTCGAGGTCGACAACCTGCGCACCCACTTCCACACGCTGGCGGGCGTGGTGCGCTCGGTCGACGGCGTCTCGTACACCGTTCGCGCCGGCCGCACGCTCGGCGTGGTCGGGGAATCGGGCTGCGGCAAGAGCGTGACGGCGCTGTCCATCCTGCGGCTGGTGCCGACGCCGCCAGGCCGCCACATGGGCGCCGTGCGGCTGCGCGGCACCGACCTGATGCAGCTCAGCGAACGCGAGATGCGGCAGATCCGCGGCAACCGCATCTCGATGATCTTCCAGGAGCCGATGACGTCGCTGAACCCGGTGCTCACCGTGGGCCGGCAGATCGCCGAGACGGTGCAGCTGCACCAGAAGGCCAGCCGCGCCGATGCCCTCAAGCGCGCGGTAGAAATGCTGCGCGTGGTGCAGATCCCCGAGCCCGAGCGCCGCGTGAACGAGTACCCGCACCAGCTCTCCGGCGGCATGCGCCAGCGCGTGATGATCGCGCTGGCCCTGGCCTGCAACCCCGAGGTGCTGATCGCCGACGAGCCGACCACCGCGCTCGACGTGACCATCCAGGCGCAGATCCTCGACCTCATCAAGCGGCTGCAGAAGGAGCTGGGCATGGGCGTGGTGATGATCACGCACGACCTGGGCGTGGTGGCCGAGAGCTGCGACCGCGTCGTGGTGATGTATGCCGGCAAGAAGGTGGAGGAAGCCGACGTGGTCGACCTGTTCGACCGCCCGCTGCACCCCTACACCCGCGCGCTGATGGCCTCGATGCCCGCGATGAACACCGCGAGCACGCGTCTTACCGAGATACCGGGCCTGGTGCCCGCCGCGCACGAGCTGGGGCGCGGCTGCGCCTTCGCGGCGCGCTGCAGCCACGCGCGCGCACGCTGCCGCGCCGAGGCGCCGCAACTCACCCTGCAAGGCGGCGACCACGTGGTGGCCTGCTTCGCGGTCGAAGAACAATGGGCCGGCGTGGAAGAGGTGACGGCATGACGACAACGATCACGTCCACGGCGAGCGCACCGCTGCTGCGGGTGCGCGACCTGCGCAAGCACTACACCGCGCCCAAGCGCTGGCTCAGCCCGCGCAAGCCGCCGATCCAGGCGGTCGACGGCGTGTCTTTTTCGGTGGCGCGCGGCGAGACGCTGTCGCTGGTCGGCGAGTCGGGCTGCGGCAAGACGACCACGGCCAAGTCGGTGCTGCGGCTGGTGGAGCCCAGCGGTGGCTCGGTGCAGCTCGAGGGCGAGGAGCTGCTGACGCTCTCGTCCGAAGACATGCGCATGCGCCGGCGCGACCTGCAGATCATTTTCCAGGACCCGTACGCCTCGCTGAACCCGCGCCTGACAGCCGGCGACATCGTGGCCGAGCCGATGCGCAATTTCAGCAACCTCGGCACGGGCAGCAGCGCGGCCGAGCGGCGCGAGCGCGTGCAGTGGCTGTTCTCGCGCGTGGGCCTGCGGCCGGAGGCGGCGAAGAAGTATCCGCACGAGTTCTCGGGCGGCCAGCGGCAGCGCCTGGGCATTGCACGCGCGCTGGCGTTGAACCCGAAGCTGATCGTGTGCGACGAGCCGGTCTCGGCGCTCGACGTGTCGGTGCAGGCGCAGGTGGTCAACCTGCTGATGGACCTGCAGGCCGAATTCGGCATCGCCTATCTGTTCGTGGCGCACGATCTTGCGGTGGTGCGGCACATCAGCCATCGCGTGGCGGTGATGTACCTCGGGCACATCGTCGAGATCGCGGACCGCGACACGCTGTTCTCGGCGCCGCTGCACCCATACACGGAGATCCTGCTGTCGGCCGTGCCCGTACCCAACCCGCGCACGCCCGCGCGGCGCATGTTGCTGCAGGGCGATCCGCCGAGCCCCGCCAATCCGCCTTCGGGATGCCGCTTTCACACGCGCTGCCCGATGGCGCAGGCGGTGTGCAAGGAGAAGGTGCCCGAGCTTGGCGAGCGCCCTTCTTCTTCCAATGGCGGGCATTGGGTTGCCTGCCATTTCCGCTGAGATGACTTTGCTTGTTGCTCAGGTCGGTTGTTCGGGGTGCGATCGTGCCGACGGGGTACCTTGCTCCGCGAATGTCCCCCGGCCTTCGGCCTCCTCCTTTATTTCGCTGCGCAAGGCACCCCGCCGGCACGATCGTTCAGAGCCCTGGTTGGTTGGCTCGCACAAGCGCTGCGTCCATGTGCACAGGGCGCCGGGTACTCCCCGCAGCGAAATAAAGGAGGAGGCCGAAGGCCGGGGGACATTCGCGGAGGGGAGTACCCGGCGGCCTGTGCACGCACCCTGAACCAGAGCACCAAGAAAAAAACGCCCAAAAAACACGAAAGGACCCGACATGACCGAACCCACACCCCACTACGACCTGCTGATCCGCGGCGGCACAGTCATCGACGGCACCAAGGCGCCGCGCTTCGACGCCGACGTGGGCATCACGGCCGGCCGCATCGCCGCCATCGGCAACCTCGCAGGCCACACCGCGGAACAGATCATCGACGCCACCGGCCGCATCGTCGCACCCGGCTTCATCGACTCGCACACCCACGACGACCAGGCCGTGCTGTCCCAGGCGCAGATGCCGTTCAAGGTTTCGCAGGGCGTGACCACGGTGATCGCCGGCAACTGCGGCATCAGCGCCGCGCCGCTGCGCATCGACATGGACCTGCCGATGCCGCTGAGCCTGCTCGAGTCGCCCGCCGAAGGCCGCTTCACCAGCTTTGCCGCCTACCTCGACGCACTGCGCGCCACCCCCTCCTCGGTCAACGTCGCCGCGATGGTCGGCCACTCGACCCTGCGCGCCGTCGTCATGTCCGACCTCGACCGCCCCGCCAACGACAGCGAGATCGCCGCCATGCAGACCCTCGTCGAAGAAGCCATGCAGGCCGGCGCCATCGGCATGTCGACCGGCACCTTCTACCCGCCTGCGGTGAAGGCCACGACCGAGGAAATCATCGAAGTCGGCCGCCCGCTCAGCGCGCGCAAGGCGCTGTACGTGACCCACATGCGCGATGAGAGCGACCGCGTGATGGAGTCGCTCGAAGAAACCTTCCAGATCGGCCGTGCGCTGGACATCCCCGTGGTGGTGTCGCACCACAAGGTGCAGAACACGCAGAACTTCGGCAAGACCAAGGTCACGCTGCCCTTCATCAAGGAGGCCATGCAGCACCAGTGCATCGGGCTCGACTGCTACCCCTACACCGCCGGCTCCACCATGATCCGCACCGACCGCGGAATGATGGAAGGCCGCGTGCTCATCGCGTCCAGCGTGCCGCACCCCGAGTGCGCCGGCCGCGACCTGAAGGACATCGCCGCCGAATGGGGCGTGTCGGGGGAAGAGGCCGCGCAGCGGCTGCAACCCGGCAGCGCGATCTATTTCATGATGGACGAGGACGACGTGCAGCGCATCCTCGCGTTCGACGACACCATGATCGGCTCCGACGGCATTCCGCTGGGCGACAAGCCGCACCCGCGCCTGTGGGGCACCTTTCCGCGCGTGCTGGGCCACTACAGCCGCGACATCGGCCTGTTCCCGCTCGAAACGGCGGTGTGGAAGATGA includes the following:
- a CDS encoding ABC transporter permease — its product is MSTVLPLNTAQAPAHPAASAAPADDETPFVPPRFRWVRKHPTLIIGALLLIAIAALSIAAPWIATHDPQDIDPLARMQPPSAEHWFGTDALGRDVFSRAVWGGQVSMIVGATVAVLATFFGIALGLVAGFVRWADGPVMRVMDGLMAIPGILLAIALMAVTRASLTTVIIAITVPEIPRVVRLVRSLALTLREQLFVEAAHAVGTRLPTILVRHVLPNIVAPLVVQATFVAAAAVLTEAALSFLGVGVPSQTPSWGNMMAEGRNFVTVAFHIILYPGLLLAATVLAINLLGDGLRDALDPRLARQL
- a CDS encoding ABC transporter ATP-binding protein; the protein is MTINMSHTALAPGEPLLEVDNLRTHFHTLAGVVRSVDGVSYTVRAGRTLGVVGESGCGKSVTALSILRLVPTPPGRHMGAVRLRGTDLMQLSEREMRQIRGNRISMIFQEPMTSLNPVLTVGRQIAETVQLHQKASRADALKRAVEMLRVVQIPEPERRVNEYPHQLSGGMRQRVMIALALACNPEVLIADEPTTALDVTIQAQILDLIKRLQKELGMGVVMITHDLGVVAESCDRVVVMYAGKKVEEADVVDLFDRPLHPYTRALMASMPAMNTASTRLTEIPGLVPAAHELGRGCAFAARCSHARARCRAEAPQLTLQGGDHVVACFAVEEQWAGVEEVTA
- a CDS encoding ABC transporter ATP-binding protein; this encodes MTTTITSTASAPLLRVRDLRKHYTAPKRWLSPRKPPIQAVDGVSFSVARGETLSLVGESGCGKTTTAKSVLRLVEPSGGSVQLEGEELLTLSSEDMRMRRRDLQIIFQDPYASLNPRLTAGDIVAEPMRNFSNLGTGSSAAERRERVQWLFSRVGLRPEAAKKYPHEFSGGQRQRLGIARALALNPKLIVCDEPVSALDVSVQAQVVNLLMDLQAEFGIAYLFVAHDLAVVRHISHRVAVMYLGHIVEIADRDTLFSAPLHPYTEILLSAVPVPNPRTPARRMLLQGDPPSPANPPSGCRFHTRCPMAQAVCKEKVPELGERPSSSNGGHWVACHFR
- a CDS encoding ABC transporter substrate-binding protein, whose translation is MKRRTLAAFAALGLAACAASFPALAQTQPKTLKVVAHADLKILDPTFTTAYISRNFGYMVYDTLFAQDSTGKPQPQMVEKYTTSKDGKQWSFTLRPGLKFSDGSAVTAADAVASLQRWAARDSLGRAMTAVGAEWKATDARTLTLTLSEPFGMVLDALAKPSGFPPVILPERLAKMPASAPLPEVLGSGPFIFKRDEWVPGNKTVFVRNPNYVPRSEPSNGLAGSKKSNFDRIEWLYLPDANSAVSALKRGEVDFIEQLPPDYIAPLRTDSNVKIGSGGAYQAFLVMNQLHPPFDNPKVRQALLQGVSQERFMAGMGFPLDMRMAYCATYFICGSPNETSAGAEPYRKADVAKAKKMLADAGYKGEKVVLMVPSDVPYLNAEALMAAQTMKSIGLNVDAQTMDWASIGARRAKRDAGDAGGWNMYVTVAGEFDANSPIANAYLGAACGNTLPGWPCDKPLDELRTAWLKETVPAKRKELLDAFQARAYQAVPYINAGQYSAAYAARSSLKGLDKLWAGMPVFWALDK
- a CDS encoding ABC transporter permease; the encoded protein is MGYIVRRFLSTLPVMAVVAVVVFLLIHLSPGDPAALIAGDLATTEDIEKLRATLGLNLPLWQQFTLWLGKLFTGDLGTSIFTQVPVAQLLGQRLEPTVSIAALTMLITLVVAVPLGTLAAYRAGSWIDRLVMLFAVLAFSVPVFLVGYLLVYSFAIQLPWFPVQGYVRFADGAGEWLRSLVLPCVNLALVYIALVTRMTRATVLEVLHEDYIRTARAKGLGVLPVLGHALRNAAIPIATTIGAGIALLIGGVVVTETVFAIPGVGRLVIDSVQRHDYPVIQSVLLLSAGVYVLINLLIDLSYRLFDPRIQY